From a single Ornithodoros turicata isolate Travis chromosome 8, ASM3712646v1, whole genome shotgun sequence genomic region:
- the LOC135367398 gene encoding protein disulfide-isomerase A4-like produces the protein MKERWCLYAQVFLTCTIAFCYCDAAEKSTANESIRVTDENGQELQVNVEDSVLVLVNKNFDAVIKATEYVVVDFYAPWCIHCKNLDPEYVKAAKILKKQTPPVTLAKVDATEERELAGRFNVDSYPMLYVFKKGKHTFYEGPFSTQGIVDYVMEQVDPDYKLPPEVTIPLTAENFSSIVTPAELILVEFYAPWCVHCKRVGPEFERAARRLKKKNVPLAKVDVEKEKALGEAHKITSYPTLVVFRKGRRFDYNGPRDELGIVKYMLSLADYPTKEIANLNQLKLSKVFPETVILAFVRNEESQYFKEYVATANNLRGKHIFVHSFSKDMASHFKVAYNSLVLMHPEVLQSQYEPKYYTLMKPDATQVNMEKFIEEHLLPLVGFRTEKTKWKFEKYPLVVVYYSVDFSFDHREETQVIRKQVLKAAETYKGRITFAVSNEEEYSEELKHLNLDDIGEEVSVAMYLSERERFRMKPSDNFNSALLMRFVEHVLQGKHRQHVRSQLPPKSQSGSLLVAVGSTFDQLVTRSKKDVLVLFVAQSCALCKDMEEELDKVSWRVEMHAPGALDMVKIDVTYNDYPAIYTQVTEFPVLYFVPVNDKLHPRLFTGIKKAFGVIKFLKENLSVPYEDGVKYPEFTRPPDGYHNEL, from the exons ATGAAGGAACGTTGGTGCCTCTACGCTCAAGTCTTTCTTACCTGCACCATTGCATTCTGTTATTGTGATGCTGCGGAAAAAAGTACAGCCAATG AAAGCATACGTGTCACCGACGAAAATGGACAAGAACTGCAAGTTAATGTTGAAGACTCCGTGCTTGTGCTCGTCAACAAGAACTTTGATGCCGTTATCAAGGCCACTGAATATGTGGTGGTTGACTTTTACGCACCCTG GTGCATCCACTGCAAGAACTTGGACCCAGAGTACGTGAAAGCTGCCAAGATCCTGAAGAAGCAGACTCCTCCTGTGACTCTAGCCAAAGTGGATGCCACAGAAGAACGGGAGTTGGCCGGCCGATTTAATGTCGACAGTTACCCTATGTTGTACGTCTTTAAGAAAGGGAAACACACTTTCTACGAAGGACCCTTCTCCACGCAAG GTATTGTGGACTACGTGATGGAACAGGTGGACCCAGACTACAAGTTGCCACCCGAAGTGACCATACCCTTGACTGCAGAAAACTTTAGCAGCATCGTAACACCAGCAGAACTCATCCTCGTCGAGTTTTATGCTCCATG GTGCGTCCATTGCAAGAGAGTGGGGCCGGAATTTGAACGTGCCGCTCGGCGTCTCAAGAAGAAAAATGTTCCTCTGGCCAAAGTAGACGTGGAAAAAGAGAAGGCCTTGGGCGAAGCTCACAAGATCACCAGTTACCCTACCCTGGTCGTCTTTCGCAAAGGACGAAGGTTTGACTACAATGGACCAAGAGACGAACTAG GTATCGTCAAATACATGCTGTCCCTGGCAGATTACCCGACCAAAGAGATTGCAAACTTAAATCAGCTGAAACTCTCCAAGGTCTTTCCAGAAACTGTCATCTTGGCTTTTGTCAGGAATGAGGAGAGCCAGTACTTCAAGGAATATGTGGCTACAG CCAACAATCTACGAGGCAAACATATTTTCGTGCACTCGTTTTCCAAAGACATGGCGTCCCACTTTAAGGTGGCCTACAATTCCCTCGTTCTAATGCATCCCGAAGTACTGCAATCGCAGTATGAACCTAAATATTACACACTGATGAAG CCTGATGCGACCCAGGTGAACATGGAAAAGTTTATCGAAGAGCATCTACTACCTCTCGTTGGATTCCGCACGGAGAAGACCAAGTGGAAATTCGAGAAATACCCACTTGTAGTTGTCTACTACAGTGTCGACTTCAGTTTCGACCACCGAGAAG AAACTCAGGTAATTCGCAAGCAGGTGTTAAAAGCGGCGGAAACGTACAAAGGCCGCATTACTTTCGCCGTGTCCAACGAAGAAGAGTACTCCGAGGAATTGAAACATCTCAACCTGGACGACATCGGCGAAGAAGTAAGCGTGGCCATGTACCTTTCGGAACGGGAACGTTTCCGTATGAAGCCTTCGGACAACTTCAACAGTGCACTCTTGATGCGATTTGTTGAGCACGTCCTTCAAG GCAAGCACAGACAACATGTCCGCTCTCAGCTGCCGCCAAAGTCTCAGAGTGGCTCCTTACTGGTTGCTGTGGGCAGTACCTTCGACCAGTTGGTGACTCGGTCCAAGAAGGACGTCCTGGTGCTGTTCGTCGCTCAGTCGTGTGCTTTGTGCAAGGATATGGAAGAAGAACTGGATAAAGTCTCATGGAGGGTTGAGATGCATGCTCCTGGTGCCCTGGACATGGTCAAGATCGACGTCACCTATAATGACTACCCTGCCATCTACACG CAGGTGACAGAGTTTCCAGTGCTGTACTTTGTCCCCGTGAATGACAAGCTGCACCCAAGGCTGTTCACTGGGATCAAGAAAGCCTTCGGCGTCATCAAGTTCCTCAAAGAGAACCTCAGTGTTCCGTATGAGGACGGCGTCAAATATCCAGAGTTCACTCGACCACCGGATGGGTACCACAACGAGCTATAG
- the LOC135367401 gene encoding ras-related protein M-Ras-like: MTMSKPPNDNLTTYKLVVVGDGGVGKSALTIQFFQKLFVTDYDPTIEDSYIQHTEIDGQWCILDVLDTAGQEEFSAMREQYMRKGDGFLLVYSVTDRQSFDNISHFHTQILRVKDRDSYPMLLVANKVDLVHLRKVTEEQGRDLANQLRISYIETSAKDPPINVDAAFHEVVRIIRNQPPPEDHKRRRRWWKGSRCSIV; the protein is encoded by the exons ATGACTATGTCGAAACCACCAAACGACAATTTGACCACATACAAGCTTGTAGTCGTGGGAGACGGCGGCGTGGGGAAGTCTGCTCTGACGATACAATTCTTCCAGAAACTTTTCGTCACTGACTACGATCCCACCATCGAAGACTCCTACATTCAACACACAGAAATCGATGGCCAGTGGTGTATTCTCGATG TGCTGGACACAGCTGGCCAAGAGGAGTTCAGTGCCATGCGAGAGCAGTACATGCGCAAGGGGGACGGCTTCCTGCTGGTGTACTCCGTCACGGACCGGCAGAGTTTCGACAACATCAGCCACTTCCACACACAGATCCTACGGGTCAAAGACCGGGATTCTTACCCGATGCTTCTCGTGGCCAACAAGGTGGACCTTGTGCACCTAAGGAAGGTCACAGAGGAGCAGGGTCGTGACCTTGCCAACCAGCTCAGG ATAAGCTACATTGAGACAAGTGCCAAAGACCCGCCTATCAACGTTGACGCAGCTTTCCACGAAGTAGTCAGAATCATCAG GAACCAACCTCCCCCCGAGGATCATAAACGGCGCAGGAGGTGGTGGAAAGGATCTCGCTGCTCCATCGTGTGA
- the LOC135367399 gene encoding D-3-phosphoglycerate dehydrogenase-like — protein sequence MALSIKKVLISDAVDASCVEILENNGIQVTLKTDFTKAQLLKEIENYDALIVRSATKVTSDVIEAGQKLKVIGRAGTGVDNIDCNAATRQGVLVINAPGGNTVSAAELTCAMVITLSREIPAATSSLKAGKWDRKMFMGNELYGKTLAIVGLGRIGKEVATRMQSFGMKTIGFDPIVPAEVSQEFGVESMTLDRLWPLADYITVHTPLIPQTKHLINKDTLGKCKKGVKIINVARGGIVHEDDLLAALESGHCGGAGLDVFVEEPPKNHALIGHPKVVCTPHLGANTREAQLRVAQEIAEQFVDLTVGQSVPGVVNAPALAQTQVPENKPWADLCVALGKVASALVGPSNGLQLELTTRGAALAGKAKFLCTAAAIGVLKQLGRSNANFINVSALAPEAKIEMLQKHVEKPSCCLSGEVSLDVKCGTTTHTLVGSVAGDRLFLCSIDGAAFEPRQVLSGALLFGVGQDSPNALVQIMGELVGQGISVLSASRCTGGFYVFSTGSPVSTQSRPPVAPLKFWSYVNFNN from the exons ATGGCTCTGTCTATCAAGAAAGTCCTTATTAGCGACGCTGTCGACGCGTCATGCGTCGAAATCCTTGAAAATAACGGCATCCAGGTTACCCTCAAAACAGACTTCACCAAGGCGCAGCTTTTGAAAGAAATCGAA AACTACGACGCGCTGATAGTGCGATCAGCCACCAAAGTGACGTCAGATGTTATCGAAGCTGGACAGAAGCTCAAGGTCATCGGACGTGCGGGAACTGGTGTCGATAACATTGACTGCAATGCAGCCACTCGACAAGGAGTACTGGTTATAAA CGCACCAGGAGGTAATACGGTCAGTGCAGCAGAACTCACCTGTGCAATGGTGATCACACTCTCAAG AGAAATCCCTGCTGCAACGAGTTCACTGAAAGCTGGAAAGTGGGATAGAAAAATGTTTATGGGAAACGAATTGTACGGCAAGACCCTGGCAATCGTTGGCCTCGGCAGGATTGGAAAAGAAGTGGCAACGAGGATGCAGTCGTTTGGTATGAAG ACGATTGGGTTCGACCCTATTGTCCCAGCCGAGGTATCCCAAGAATTTGGAGTGGAAAGCATGACTCTCGACCGACTTTGGCCACTTGCCGACTATATTACAGTCCATACGCCTCTCATACCGCAAACTAAGC ACTTAATCAACAAAGACACACTCGGAAAATGTAAAAAAGGCGTCAAAATCATCAATGTTGCTAGAGGTGGCATTGTCCACGAGGATGATCTCTTAGCTGCACTGGAGTCTGGTCACTGTGGAGGAGCTGGGTTAGATGTTTTTGTTGAG GAACCACCCAAAAACCATGCCCTGATTGGCCACCCTAAGGTAGTGTGCACCCCACACTTGGGCGCAAATACGAGGGAGGCGCAACTGCGAGTCGCGCAAGAAATCGCGGAACAGTTTGTTGATCTCACCGTTGGACAATCTGTCCCAGGTGTG GTAAATGCTCCTGCACTGGCCCAAACGCAAGTCCCCGAAAACAAACCATGGGCCGACCTGTGCGTCGCCCTGGGAAAGGTTGCCTCTGCATTAGTTGGCCCTTCCAATGGCTTACAACTTGAGCTGACCACACGTG GGGCAGCGCTCGCGGGCAAAGCCAAGTTCTTGTGCACTGCAGCTGCGATTGGAGTGCTCAAACAACTGGGTCGCAGCAATGCAAATTTCATCAACGTGTCAGCATTGGCACCAGAGGCCAAAATAGAA ATGTTACAGAAGCATGTGGAGAAGCCATCCTGTTGTCTTTCGGGTGAAGTGAGCCTAGATGTCAAGTGTGGGACGACCACTCACACACTTGTGGGCTCAGTGGCAGGGGACAGGTTGTTTCTTTGCTCCATAGATGGTGCTGCCTTTGAGCCACGCCAGGTTCTCTCTGGAGCATTACTCTTTGGAGTAGGCCAGGACAGCCCCAATGCCCTCGTCCAGATTATGG GTGAACTTGTAGGACAAGGCATCTCTGTCCTGTCGGCTTCTCGATGCACCGGAGGCTTCTACGTTTTCAGCACTGGCTCTCCAGTAAGCACGCAGTCTCGCCCACCTGTTGCACCCCTCAAGTTTTGGTCCTATGTTAACTTCAATAATTAA
- the LOC135367400 gene encoding pyridoxal phosphate phosphatase PHOSPHO2-like isoform X2 — translation MKKVLVIFDFDHTVIDANSDLHIQKLAPNGELPSEIKERYSPNGWTPFMRAVFRYLYENQVLPDDILHCLREIKFVDGIIDLLVKLHQVGDHELIIISDSNSVFIEHVMQAAGVRPLVHEIFTNYAHFDANGCLQISEYHMQNFCSLSSVNLCKGAIMQEYLERRRKQGVEFDRIAYIGDGHNDLCPCLRLKATDYIFPRQDYTLAKRIQKDPERIKASVHPWRTGDDIADVLLNK, via the exons ATGAAGAAAGTGTTGGTTATCTTTGACTTTGACCACACAGTCATTGACGCCAACAGTGACCTGCACATCCAGAAGCTCGCACCAAACGGTGAATTACCGTCGGAAATTAAGGAGCGGTACAGCCCAAATGG GTGGACTCCTTTCATGCGTGCGGTATTTCGTTACCTGTATGAAAACCAGGTTCTTCCCGATGACATCCTCCACTGTTTAAGGGAAATAAAATTTGTGGACGGTATCATTGACCTGCTCGTCAAGCTACACCAGGTCGGAGATCACGAACTCATCATAATCTCGGATTCCAACTCTGTGTTCATTGAGCACGTCATGCAG GCTGCTGGGGTGCGTCCTCTGGTCCATGAGATCTTCACAAACTATGCACACTTTGATGCAAATGGCTGCCTCCAGATAAGCGAGTACCACATGCAGAACTTCTGTTCCCTAAGTTCTGTGAACCTGTGCAAGGGGGCCATCATGCAGGAATATCTGGAACGGAGACGAAAACAGGGGGTTGAATTCGACCGCATCGCCTACATCGGTGACGGCCACAACGACCTGTGCCCGTGCCTCCGACTCAAGGCCACGGACTACATATTTCCCCGCCAAGATTACACGCTAGCCAAACGAATCCAGAAGGATCCAGAACGAATCAAGGCATCTGTGCACCCGTGGCGAACCGGGGATGACATCGCGGACGTTCTTCTCAACAAGTGA
- the LOC135367400 gene encoding pyridoxal phosphate phosphatase PHOSPHO2-like isoform X1 codes for MFEVSRRQRAGRDLVEGAASAFTTADSRWEIEQRQPTKKIHKNIEVGSVVTPGGVHEQHTMLRRKMQGKGMKKVLVIFDFDHTVIDANSDLHIQKLAPNGELPSEIKERYSPNGWTPFMRAVFRYLYENQVLPDDILHCLREIKFVDGIIDLLVKLHQVGDHELIIISDSNSVFIEHVMQAAGVRPLVHEIFTNYAHFDANGCLQISEYHMQNFCSLSSVNLCKGAIMQEYLERRRKQGVEFDRIAYIGDGHNDLCPCLRLKATDYIFPRQDYTLAKRIQKDPERIKASVHPWRTGDDIADVLLNK; via the exons ATGTTTgaagttagcagacgacaaagggCAGGGCGAGACCTCGTAGAGGGCGCTGCTAGCGCTTTTACAACAGCTGATTCTCGTTGGGAAATTGAGCAGCGGCAGCCGACAAAAAAGATCCACAAAAATATCGAAGTCGGTTCGGTTGTTACTCCAGGAGGAGTCCACGAACAGCACACAATGCTCAGGAGAAAGATGCAG GGCAAAGGGATGAAGAAAGTGTTGGTTATCTTTGACTTTGACCACACAGTCATTGACGCCAACAGTGACCTGCACATCCAGAAGCTCGCACCAAACGGTGAATTACCGTCGGAAATTAAGGAGCGGTACAGCCCAAATGG GTGGACTCCTTTCATGCGTGCGGTATTTCGTTACCTGTATGAAAACCAGGTTCTTCCCGATGACATCCTCCACTGTTTAAGGGAAATAAAATTTGTGGACGGTATCATTGACCTGCTCGTCAAGCTACACCAGGTCGGAGATCACGAACTCATCATAATCTCGGATTCCAACTCTGTGTTCATTGAGCACGTCATGCAG GCTGCTGGGGTGCGTCCTCTGGTCCATGAGATCTTCACAAACTATGCACACTTTGATGCAAATGGCTGCCTCCAGATAAGCGAGTACCACATGCAGAACTTCTGTTCCCTAAGTTCTGTGAACCTGTGCAAGGGGGCCATCATGCAGGAATATCTGGAACGGAGACGAAAACAGGGGGTTGAATTCGACCGCATCGCCTACATCGGTGACGGCCACAACGACCTGTGCCCGTGCCTCCGACTCAAGGCCACGGACTACATATTTCCCCGCCAAGATTACACGCTAGCCAAACGAATCCAGAAGGATCCAGAACGAATCAAGGCATCTGTGCACCCGTGGCGAACCGGGGATGACATCGCGGACGTTCTTCTCAACAAGTGA